The Ptychodera flava strain L36383 chromosome 14, AS_Pfla_20210202, whole genome shotgun sequence genome segment TATTTTCCTATACTTATGAATCCTGAAAAATGGTATTCCCAAACCACAATTATGCTTCTTTGTCCTTTAATCGCGGGTTAAAATGCCCaaccattttgttttctttatttactATCTATCGTAAAAGTAGTTTGGGAACACTCCGAAACTGATGAAATTTATTGTGCATTTCTCGACGTTtaccataaaatatcatattttacgGTAAATGTCACCAGGGTGGAGCAAAATGGGCATGGTATGTGATAATCAGCTGAAGCAAACACATGAAGAGATTGCCAAAATGTTCCTTGGGTTCCCCAACAACGCTTACATCGACTAAATACCCATGATTATGAAAAAAAGCATGATATTGCTTACACCTTCATCTCTCCTGATTTGTGATATCAAATTCTACATTACAAATTCAATGCCTTTTAGTGTTCCAAACGATAGACAGAAGAACACAGAATATTTCATCTCAGTCCAAGCATTGATCAGCATGCACTCTTTGATTGAAGCTAACATTGTtctctttctgtattttttattttgtgtttcagtTTTCTAACCTAGTCCCAGATTACATAATCACTGGAGCAGATTTCAAGAAGAAAGGACCAGGTGGCTACTTGTGTACAGGTTTCTGGGGAAATCAATGGGATTACAGAAGAGAGACTGCATCGTGTGCATGCTAATTCATTTCAGGTCTTGAATCAGTTTTATAAGAGTCATATCCAGTCCCCTACCTCAGACTGTTTAAACCTAAATATTGTCACAGATATGAGATCACAACTCTCAACGCAATCTCCACCGCAGAGTTTTTCTCGGCGtgtatttcccacaattccttGCGCTGTCGCCGATAATGACTCTGCCACAGGTGTCTTGTTTACGTGGTAAATCACCACATACCGATCCGCAAACCGTAAGTCAGCTCAAAACCGACACTGTGACGAACTAGTTGAAAATACAGTCCATTCTCCATGCAAAAGTGTTCATCGGTTGGAAAACTAATTACTATACGTTTATAGCAAAACACGAACTGGAAAATATAATTACCATGGGAACTACTTTTAAATAGTGTAATTATTTGGGAAGAAACAAGGCTTTGACCTGTTCTGACCTTTGGGCGAATCCCCTGTATCGTCTGCTGATGATGAATTTCTTGAATTGTGACCCCTCCTGCACTCGAAGTTATTTACCATGGCTGTATATATGAATCTCAAGATagaacaataaataaacactgaaaagagaaaatgcgtttttatttgaatttgtagaTAACTGTGCGCGTGCTGGAACGAATTCGAACTGCCGCGCGTTACTGTGGCAATACCATAGCTACAGTGCGCGACAGGTAAAAAAGTAGTTcaaaaatttaatatattaagCAGGAGTGTTGAACAACATATATGTGgaaatgaaaaatgacagtcatgttcctaatttATAGAACAGAAAGCAAAATTGTTTCAACTGATTTGAAATCCCTTCAAGAGCAGAGGTTTGCATAGTGAATTAGAGGAACAATAGGTGTACTACGGCAAGATACAGATACCCCTTTAGTCCATCAACAAGTGATTGAACTTTCCGCCTCCTGGTCCAAGATATGATCAACAAAACATGACACTCTCTTCCATTTTGAAATGTGAATGGAGTATTGAAACTGTACCTTTTAATATAATCAGGATCATTGTTATATGTACCATCGGTATATGAAcagaaaacaaatacaaaccATAGTGAAACATTTAGAAGATCATGTCTGCAGGCGCTAGGTTGGACAATTCCATCTTAGTTGGTGCCTGGAACTtcaatgacataaaaacaccTCAGCTTCAGTGCCTCGGTATTGTGATTCAACATACTGGGATCCAAAAGTGTGCTGTTTTAGTATTtatgtcagcattttttcattcACCGGTATGTTGTTATTTAGTTTCATGGTTTTGCAGGTGCAAATGAAGAAAACTTATGTGCAACATTCCCTTGTCCCAACAGACAAACTTTAATATAGGCTCATAAGCATATTTCATCTTTGGAAAGTAATGAAGAAAAATGATGTGATACTGCAATAGGCCAAatccggaattcgaatcgactacggtacaaacaaagccgtgtgcgcaaacgcgcatagacgtacgtgtatttccatacgcgttagtacacatgtgggtttgtttgtaccggcatcacatgattatttgggcgtactgaatctgtagaacgcatcgagtcctttttattccggagtagaaccattaatAGATATGACTATTGTTAGTTAGATCACTTTGATATTGCATCAGGGCTAAGCTTCTCTTCTGCAAAGAGAATAATTTTACGGAGCAGACTTGATACAACCATCTGTTACTTGTCCAGTATGACATCCCCTTTTTATGCCGGCACCTACTGCATTAATGCCCATGTCAAGTCTGTCCCATCTAGTAACTTTGAGTAATTATTGCAGTGTGGAAAAAGACACTCCATCCTGATGACGTACTAAAataattacatcaataatattcatatttcataatcatgatattaatgtaattttttgtaataaagaGTTTTAAGAAGCAATATATGCCAAACATGCCTACAGGAACCCATATCTCATAAAACTTGAGGACCGTAATGATCCTGAGTTCTGGTCCACTTGATTTGCAGTATGTTGAGAATCTAAGACCAAGATATCATCATTTGCTTATGAAAGCAATTTCATCATCAAACATAAAACCATTTATTTTGCCCTGTATAATGTTTCTTTGATTAAATCTTTCAAAGACTTTTTGCAAGGGGAACTTATCATAGAGGAACAGCAAAAGTTTTGAACAGTTTGAGTTTCTGACTCCATGTATCAATGAAAGAGATATTCTTTGAATTATTTATGGTTTCCTCTTTCTTTTTAGTTCCCACAGACAAAGTCCGGGGGTGGGGTggcagggggacttatagagtTGGTAATGTACTTTCTTGCGTGCTTGCATGCATCTGTGTGTCCATTcatgcaaatttctcagtgatgcctggagcgatttctttcaaacttgctACAAAGATTACTACCATGTCACACATTTGCacgtttatttgttttgtgatacaatccaatatgaaCATCATTTCCGTCAATGGTTTCTGAATTCATCAACCAAGTggagactatgtcattgacaatgacttgttcattcataaataaaaagaaagaaatattttgttgtgtatTTGTATCATATCAATATGCAGAGGATACACAGTGCCCAATATTAGCCCATAGTCTCAATTTATGACCGCTCATTATAGGGTGATTTGCATACTGAAACAATACCAACCAAtatgatttgcataaatgaatacatttattcAAGAAATTCAGCATTGGATGCAGAGGTGCCTGTAATtccaatcaaatgtttttctatcACCTCTTTCAAAGCCTATAAAAAAGGATAATATTTTACTGACTTACTGTTTGGAGGATGTTACTGATGTCCAAATCATGACTTTTGTTTCTGAACAAATATAATGGAAGAAATTCATTGCTGCAAATTTTGTTCATCAGCGCTTGGTTCACATATCCCACCCAAAAACAACACACCGCATTCATGTGTCGACATACACTTATTGCAGCTACCTAGGtctaagttttttttttcattgtcattCAAGAAAATTAAATGTATTGATTTTGAGGACTTCCTAAGTGGCACACTAGAGAAAAATGTATGATATAGAATTTAGTATTCTGGGGTAAAAGTCATAGCAGAACTCTCTTATCCCCACATCCAATTTGCCATCCATTTTGTAGGACTTCTGACTGCTCCCCTGAGCCCACCAAACACCTTCTCGCTGTTTCCTTCTGATGCTCCATCACCGCTTGTCTTGTCATGGTTTTCTTCCACCGAGCTCTCCGCTTTCTCTTTTCCTTCCACCTTGTCAGCTTGGTGTGCTGTGACCGTATCATCATCGCCAGCTCCGTCCTCGCCCTTTCTCTCAGTGCTCTTGATCTCGGCCACTCTCACTTCTTCCACCGAAAGCACGGCATCCACGAAACTTTCGTCCGGTTCGTAATCTGCCGGCGGTTCGATCTTGGTGCCGATGACAATGAGATCATCTGCAGTTGAATGGGCGTTGTTCTTTTTCTTCctgaaaaaactaaaaaaggtAGAGGTGCTTCTTGATTTTTTCACGTTAACCACTGGTAGCTGACTTGTTTCGGGGTTCTCGTTTCTCCCGTCAGTGGCGTTCGGTGATTCCGTCAAATTGTCTTTGGCAGCTGAGGAAATCTCTGTCGACTTTCTGACTCCTGTTTCATTCAGTGGTTCTGTTTCTGCTGGCTCAAAGATATCAGTTTCATTGTCTGACTCAGATTCGCACGGCTTCTCTCTTTCCAAATTTTCTTTAGAATCCATCGCATCGGTTGTTTCCTCCGATTTCTCGATGTCTTGAGTGCCTACCGGCGTGTTGTCCACTGTTTGTCCAGCAGCGTTGGCAGGTTTTTCAGAACCATCGCTCAATTTCTCATCCACTGTTGTCACATCGTCGGTTTTCTCATCACTTTCCTGTGCATCGCTACGGTC includes the following:
- the LOC139149379 gene encoding protein starmaker-like, whose product is MGAGPSVCGNTNTCACYNVKEATLPQSSPNENVKFLSMRTTQEDLAEEELFATEEVSTRDINGKLEIVEEQKQDTDAIEEVGTHTSAKKEDKPDKELIGLLSPGEGCEVTAADVDTAEAESDRSDAQESDEKTDDVTTVDEKLSDGSEKPANAAGQTVDNTPVGTQDIEKSEETTDAMDSKENLEREKPCESESDNETDIFEPAETEPLNETGVRKSTEISSAAKDNLTESPNATDGRNENPETSQLPVVNVKKSRSTSTFFSFFRKKKNNAHSTADDLIVIGTKIEPPADYEPDESFVDAVLSVEEVRVAEIKSTERKGEDGAGDDDTVTAHQADKVEGKEKAESSVEENHDKTSGDGASEGNSEKVFGGLRGAVRSPTKWMANWMWG